Proteins co-encoded in one Gossypium arboreum isolate Shixiya-1 chromosome 11, ASM2569848v2, whole genome shotgun sequence genomic window:
- the LOC128283834 gene encoding small polypeptide DEVIL 9, whose product MTKDKLNNSTLSAPLKTVGHNARDDPSFGGAVVSQPPHVHIFNCFPSYKRGFKFFHSFSNSKENLTLLAHNTQEVVSVRCFFPVRSMKGRSWQRCSKQIREQRGRLYIIWRCTVLLLCWHD is encoded by the exons ATGACTAAAG ACAAGCTAAATAACTCCACCTTATCTGCTCCCTTAAAAACAGTAGGACATAATGCACGAGATGACCCAAGCTTTGGGGGGGCAGTCGTTTCTCAGCCACCACATGTTCATATCTTTAACTGCTTTCCTTCTTATAAAAGGGGCTTCAAATTCTTTCACAGCTTTTCAAACTCAAAAGAAAATCTCACATTACTTGCACATAACACTCAAGAAGTAGTATCAGTGAGGTGCTTCTTCCCAGTGAGGAGTATGAAAGGTCGATCATGGCAAAGGTGTTCAAAGCAAATTAGAGAACAGAGGGGACGGCTTTATATTATATGGAGATGTACTGTGTTACTTCTTTGTTGGCATGACTGA